One Rhodoferax ferrireducens T118 DNA segment encodes these proteins:
- a CDS encoding AraC family transcriptional regulator: MPSRPLHPALAGVSLTAGPALTPIAFVKAIVQAYADQHKDPAKALALAHIAPADLADPAARISAAQMERISGAAMQELDDEALGWFSRRLPWGSYGMLARASISAPSLGLALQRWCRHHGLIADDITLQLTVAGDTATLCITEHRSLGDLREFCLVSVLRNIHGLACWLIDSRIPLQGAQFPFAAPRHQDVYGVLFSGPSVFNTAPAAIRFDARYLALPLRRDEAALQQMLQRALPLTVLQYRRDRLLVQRVRQALLTQPDQSHNADDLAALLKLSPRTLHRQLKDEGASLQALKDEVRQSRALALLLRTSRPIKQVAQGAGFQNEKSFIRAFRGWTGMSPAAFRRSGPPART; the protein is encoded by the coding sequence ATGCCGTCCCGCCCGCTCCATCCCGCACTCGCCGGCGTCAGCCTGACCGCCGGTCCGGCCCTGACTCCCATTGCATTTGTCAAGGCCATTGTGCAGGCTTACGCGGACCAGCACAAAGACCCAGCCAAGGCGCTGGCGCTGGCACATATTGCGCCAGCCGACCTGGCGGACCCGGCGGCCCGCATCAGCGCGGCCCAAATGGAGCGCATCTCGGGTGCCGCCATGCAGGAGCTCGACGACGAGGCCCTGGGCTGGTTCAGCCGCCGCCTGCCGTGGGGCAGCTACGGCATGCTGGCACGCGCCAGCATCAGCGCCCCCAGCCTGGGCCTGGCCTTGCAGCGCTGGTGCCGCCACCACGGGCTGATTGCCGATGACATCACCCTGCAATTGACGGTGGCGGGCGACACCGCCACTTTGTGCATCACCGAGCACCGGTCCTTGGGCGACTTGCGCGAGTTCTGCCTGGTCTCGGTGTTGCGCAACATCCATGGTCTGGCCTGCTGGCTGATCGACTCGCGCATCCCCTTGCAGGGCGCGCAGTTTCCGTTTGCCGCACCCCGGCACCAGGACGTCTATGGGGTGTTGTTCTCCGGCCCGAGCGTCTTCAACACGGCGCCCGCGGCGATCCGCTTCGATGCGCGCTACCTGGCCCTGCCGCTGCGTCGCGACGAGGCGGCCCTGCAGCAGATGCTGCAGCGTGCGCTGCCCTTGACGGTGCTGCAATACCGGCGCGACCGCCTGCTGGTGCAACGCGTGCGCCAGGCCCTGCTGACGCAGCCGGACCAAAGCCACAACGCGGACGATTTGGCCGCGCTGCTCAAGCTCTCGCCGCGCACCCTGCACCGCCAGCTCAAGGACGAAGGGGCCTCGCTGCAAGCCCTCAAAGACGAGGTGCGTCAAAGCCGCGCGCTGGCGCTGTTGCTGCGCACCTCGCGCCCGATCAAGCAAGTGGCGCAAGGCGCCGGGTTTCAGAACGAGAAAAGTTTCATCCGGGCTTTTCGCGGCTGGACTGGCATGTCGCCAGCGGCGTTTCGGCGTTCAGGGCCGCCGGCACGGACTTAA
- a CDS encoding radical SAM/SPASM domain-containing protein: MHHSTPIHFYSDSAKADIPQSDVNPIVGGRVELQLLTTLKCNLKCSYCSLGVGEVLGSQVHVEYDIEQLCAFVDKHLLGKEVYVTFYGGEPTLNKPLMLEVMQRFPQFRFQLQTNATLISKLPDETLSRLSNVLASIDGGEATTDGYRGRGIYRQVMKNLREVRAKVGGTITARVTWGNPDTCFEELDQLVGQDTPFDYLYWQFVADEQYGGDSVAKRQSVLVQLIDKFFSRTDVIYPLIPLMGMVRNKLFPTRAQELYAGRTQCRVSTHLLNVMPNGEIYPCPDMMYAPEMKMGDVKSNWLKKSPLQPTSAMPCDGCEAFSWCRGNCMKNMYLGYVKQDERYRTNVVEPICELIRFMGREIDQHKPQAWFDRATLPVRKQIMDCEVYEYVEIMP; encoded by the coding sequence ATGCACCACTCGACGCCGATTCACTTCTATTCAGACAGCGCCAAAGCGGACATCCCGCAATCGGACGTCAACCCCATCGTAGGCGGCCGGGTCGAGCTGCAATTGCTGACCACCCTCAAATGCAACCTGAAGTGCAGCTATTGCTCATTGGGCGTGGGCGAGGTGTTGGGCTCCCAGGTTCATGTGGAGTACGACATTGAGCAACTCTGTGCCTTCGTCGACAAGCATCTGTTGGGCAAGGAAGTCTATGTGACGTTTTACGGGGGAGAGCCCACGCTGAACAAGCCACTGATGCTGGAAGTGATGCAGCGCTTCCCGCAGTTTCGCTTTCAACTGCAGACCAACGCCACCCTGATCTCGAAACTGCCGGACGAGACCTTGAGCCGGCTGTCCAACGTGCTGGCCTCGATTGACGGCGGCGAAGCCACCACCGACGGCTACCGCGGACGTGGCATCTACCGCCAGGTGATGAAAAACCTGCGGGAAGTGCGCGCCAAAGTGGGCGGCACCATCACGGCCCGGGTGACCTGGGGCAATCCTGACACCTGTTTTGAGGAGCTGGATCAGCTGGTCGGGCAGGACACGCCGTTTGACTACCTGTACTGGCAGTTTGTGGCCGATGAGCAGTATGGCGGCGACTCGGTGGCCAAGCGCCAGTCCGTGCTGGTGCAATTGATCGACAAGTTCTTCTCGCGCACCGATGTGATCTACCCGCTGATTCCGCTGATGGGCATGGTCCGCAACAAGCTTTTCCCGACCCGCGCACAAGAACTGTATGCGGGTCGCACCCAGTGCCGCGTGTCCACGCACTTGCTCAACGTGATGCCCAATGGCGAGATTTATCCCTGCCCGGACATGATGTACGCCCCGGAAATGAAGATGGGTGATGTCAAAAGCAACTGGCTCAAAAAGAGCCCGCTGCAACCCACCTCCGCCATGCCCTGCGACGGATGCGAGGCATTTTCATGGTGCCGTGGCAATTGCATGAAGAACATGTACCTCGGCTATGTCAAGCAGGACGAGCGCTACCGCACCAACGTGGTCGAACCGATCTGCGAGTTGATCCGCTTCATGGGCCGCGAGATCGACCAACACAAGCCGCAAGCCTGGTTCGACCGGGCCACACTGCCGGTGCGCAAACAGATCATGGATTGTGAAGTCTATGAGTATGTGGAGATCATGCCCTGA
- a CDS encoding acetyl-CoA carboxylase biotin carboxylase subunit has translation MFNKILIANRGEIACRVAATARRMAIKTVAVYSDADANAKHVSVCDEAVYIGGSAPKDSYLRWQNIIAAAQATGAQAIHPGYGFLSENEEFARACLDAGLVFIGPPSSAILAMGLKAESKRLMGLAGVPLVPGYHGADQDPALLQREADAIGYPVLIKASAGGGGKGMRVVANAADFASALASCRREAINSFGNDAVLIEKYVQRPRHIEIQVFGDTLGNYVYLFERDCSVQRRHQKVLEEAPAPGMTPALRQQMGEAAVAAAQAVNYVGAGTVEFIVEQRPDGSMDFFFMEMNTRLQVEHPVTEAITGQDLVEWQLRVAAGEALPLRQDQLKITGHAIEARICAENPDNNFMPATGTLQVYGLPACVTFERSNGGVRVDSGVREGDAISPFYDSMLAKLIVHGDSREQALSRLDTALAQTHIVGLNTNVQFLRHVVQSRSFVQADLDTGLIPREEAVLFKQEKVGLSLAVASVIAHTLQQERCAQAQLAERAGWLDPWARRDGWRSHGPSTRRFDYAFQGQVHIVQLTTLHDGALQLAVAGEVGGFSFVPLTQGIDVRFAARRQIVSVYRKDAVAHVFTAQGATEIIAIDALAHAGDSQVEGGRLTAPMPGKVVSFAVKAGDKVSKGQPLAVMDAMKMEHTIAAPMDGVVAELLYAPGDQVVEGAELLKLVAQ, from the coding sequence ATGTTTAACAAAATTCTGATTGCCAACCGGGGCGAGATCGCCTGCCGCGTCGCCGCCACCGCGCGTCGCATGGCCATCAAAACAGTGGCGGTCTATTCCGATGCCGATGCCAACGCCAAACACGTCAGCGTGTGTGACGAGGCCGTCTATATCGGGGGCAGCGCGCCCAAAGACAGCTACCTGCGCTGGCAAAACATCATTGCGGCAGCCCAGGCTACCGGGGCGCAAGCCATCCACCCCGGCTACGGTTTCTTGAGTGAAAACGAAGAGTTTGCGCGCGCCTGTCTTGATGCCGGCCTGGTGTTTATTGGCCCGCCGTCGTCCGCCATTTTGGCCATGGGGCTCAAAGCCGAGTCCAAGCGCCTGATGGGCCTGGCCGGGGTGCCGCTGGTGCCCGGCTACCACGGCGCCGACCAGGACCCGGCTTTGCTGCAGCGCGAGGCCGACGCCATCGGTTACCCGGTGCTGATCAAGGCCAGTGCCGGCGGCGGCGGCAAGGGCATGCGGGTGGTGGCCAACGCGGCGGACTTTGCATCGGCGCTGGCCTCCTGCCGGCGCGAGGCCATCAACAGCTTTGGCAATGACGCGGTGCTGATCGAAAAATACGTGCAGCGCCCGCGCCACATCGAGATTCAGGTGTTTGGCGACACGCTGGGCAACTATGTGTACTTGTTTGAGCGCGACTGCTCGGTGCAGCGCCGCCATCAAAAGGTGCTGGAAGAAGCGCCCGCGCCGGGCATGACACCCGCGCTGCGCCAACAGATGGGCGAGGCGGCCGTGGCTGCGGCGCAGGCCGTGAACTATGTGGGGGCTGGCACGGTGGAGTTCATCGTGGAGCAGCGCCCGGACGGTTCCATGGATTTTTTCTTCATGGAAATGAACACGCGCCTGCAGGTGGAGCATCCCGTGACCGAAGCCATCACCGGCCAGGACCTGGTGGAGTGGCAGCTGCGGGTGGCCGCCGGCGAGGCGCTGCCGCTGCGCCAGGACCAGCTCAAGATCACCGGCCACGCGATCGAAGCCCGCATTTGCGCGGAAAACCCGGACAACAACTTCATGCCCGCCACCGGCACCCTGCAGGTGTATGGGCTGCCCGCATGCGTCACGTTTGAGCGCAGCAATGGCGGCGTGCGCGTGGACTCCGGCGTGCGCGAAGGTGATGCCATCAGCCCGTTCTACGACTCCATGCTGGCCAAGCTGATCGTGCATGGCGACAGCCGGGAACAGGCGCTCTCCAGGCTGGACACCGCGCTGGCCCAGACCCACATCGTCGGGCTCAACACCAATGTGCAGTTCTTGCGCCATGTGGTGCAAAGCCGCTCCTTTGTGCAGGCGGACCTGGACACCGGGCTGATTCCCCGTGAAGAGGCCGTGTTGTTCAAGCAGGAAAAAGTCGGTTTGAGCCTGGCCGTGGCCAGTGTGATTGCGCATACCTTGCAGCAGGAACGCTGCGCCCAGGCGCAACTGGCCGAGCGCGCGGGCTGGCTCGACCCCTGGGCCCGGCGTGACGGCTGGCGCTCGCACGGACCGAGCACGCGCCGCTTCGACTACGCGTTTCAGGGCCAGGTGCATATCGTGCAGCTGACGACCTTGCACGACGGTGCCTTGCAACTGGCGGTGGCGGGTGAGGTCGGCGGGTTTTCGTTTGTGCCGTTGACGCAAGGCATCGATGTGCGCTTTGCGGCCCGGCGCCAGATTGTCAGTGTCTATAGAAAAGACGCTGTAGCCCACGTATTTACTGCACAAGGAGCTACAGAAATAATAGCAATTGACGCCCTGGCGCACGCTGGCGACAGCCAGGTGGAAGGCGGGCGCCTGACGGCGCCGATGCCGGGCAAGGTGGTGTCGTTTGCCGTCAAGGCCGGTGACAAGGTCAGCAAGGGCCAGCCGCTGGCGGTGATGGACGCCATGAAGATGGAGCACACCATTGCCGCCCCGATGGACGGCGTGGTCGCCGAACTGCTCTACGCGCCCGGCGACCAAGTGGTGGAAGGGGCCGAGCTGCTCAAGCTGGTGGCGCAGTAA
- a CDS encoding 2-hydroxyacid dehydrogenase — MKISFCCTGTEPTPWLAGLRAALPQAQVELWQPGAAPADYAVVWAPPQQFFDQQPQLKGVFAIGAGVDALLRLRLPPQATVVRLDDAGMAVQMAEYVCHAVIRHFRELDVYAADISHGQWTFHKPRHRADFPVGVMGLGVLGQRVAQALTQFEFPVNGWSRSPKVMPGVRGFNGRAQLDAFLASSRILVNLLPLTFDTQGILNRDTLSRLQPSGYVINVARGAHLVDDDLLALLDSGHLAGATLDVFRTEPLPLKHPFWQHPKITITPHTSARTLRETSIAQIAGKLEALERGETVVGRVDLERGY; from the coding sequence ATGAAAATCAGTTTCTGCTGCACCGGCACCGAACCCACACCCTGGCTGGCGGGTCTGCGCGCGGCCCTGCCGCAGGCTCAGGTCGAGCTTTGGCAGCCCGGCGCAGCGCCGGCCGATTACGCCGTCGTCTGGGCACCGCCGCAACAGTTCTTTGACCAGCAGCCGCAACTCAAAGGCGTGTTTGCCATCGGCGCTGGCGTTGATGCCTTGCTGAGGCTGCGCCTGCCGCCCCAGGCCACCGTGGTGCGACTGGACGACGCGGGCATGGCGGTGCAGATGGCCGAGTACGTCTGTCACGCCGTCATTCGCCACTTTCGCGAGCTGGACGTTTATGCGGCCGACATCAGCCACGGTCAGTGGACGTTTCACAAGCCACGCCACCGGGCCGACTTCCCCGTCGGCGTCATGGGCCTGGGCGTGCTGGGGCAGCGCGTGGCGCAGGCACTCACCCAGTTTGAGTTCCCCGTGAACGGCTGGAGCCGCTCGCCCAAGGTGATGCCAGGTGTGCGTGGTTTCAACGGCAGGGCGCAGCTGGACGCGTTCCTGGCATCCAGCCGCATTCTGGTGAACCTGCTGCCGCTCACCTTCGACACCCAAGGCATCCTGAATCGCGACACCTTGAGCCGCCTGCAACCCAGTGGCTACGTTATCAATGTGGCGCGCGGCGCGCATCTGGTGGACGACGATTTGCTGGCCTTGCTTGACAGCGGCCACTTGGCCGGTGCTACGCTGGACGTGTTTCGCACCGAGCCCTTGCCCCTGAAGCACCCGTTTTGGCAGCACCCCAAGATCACCATCACGCCGCACACCTCAGCGCGCACCCTGCGCGAGACCAGTATTGCGCAGATCGCGGGCAAGCTGGAGGCGCTCGAGCGCGGTGAGACGGTCGTGGGACGGGTTGATTTGGAACGGGGCTATTGA
- a CDS encoding carboxyl transferase domain-containing protein produces the protein MPTLDTKLNARSADFQANAKAMRALVDDLNTQTARAALGGGEVARARHTGRGKLLPRDRVQMLLDPGTPFLELSPLAAMGMYPDRDGTDSAPSAGVICGIGRIEGVDCMIVCNDATVKGGTYYPMTVKKHLRAQEIAQQNRLPCVYLVDSGGANLPNQDEVFPDRDHFGRIFFNQATMSAQGIAQIAVVMGSCTAGGAYVPAMSDEAIIVKNQGTIFLGGPPLVKAATGEVVSAEDLGGGDVHTRLSGVADHLAQNDLHALALARQAVAHLNQIKPPATALLGSVAPKLAAEELYGVIPTDTRKPFDVREIIARIVDGSEFHEFKPRYGSTLVTGFAHIEGMPVGIIANNGILFSESALKGTHFIELCCQRKIPLVFLQNITGFMVGRKYENEGIARNGAKMVTAVATAAVPKFTIIIGGSFGAGNYGMCGRAFSPRFLWMWPNARISVMGGEQAASVLATVKRDGIELKGGAWSLEEEEAFKAPIRRQYESQGHPYFATARLWDDGIIDPVDTRRVLALGLSAARNAPIEDTRFGIFRM, from the coding sequence ATGCCCACCCTCGACACCAAACTCAATGCCCGCTCCGCGGATTTCCAGGCCAACGCCAAAGCCATGCGCGCGCTGGTGGATGACCTCAACACGCAGACCGCCCGCGCCGCTTTGGGCGGCGGCGAAGTGGCTCGCGCCCGGCACACCGGGCGCGGCAAGCTGCTGCCGCGGGACCGGGTGCAAATGCTGCTGGACCCCGGCACGCCGTTTCTGGAGCTGTCACCGCTGGCTGCCATGGGCATGTACCCGGACCGCGACGGCACCGACAGTGCGCCCAGCGCCGGTGTCATTTGCGGCATTGGCCGCATCGAAGGTGTGGACTGCATGATTGTGTGCAACGACGCCACGGTCAAAGGCGGCACCTATTACCCGATGACGGTCAAAAAGCATTTGCGGGCGCAGGAGATTGCGCAGCAAAACCGCCTGCCCTGTGTCTATCTGGTGGATTCGGGCGGCGCCAATCTGCCCAACCAGGACGAGGTGTTTCCGGACCGCGACCACTTTGGCCGCATCTTCTTCAACCAGGCGACCATGAGCGCGCAGGGCATTGCGCAAATCGCGGTGGTGATGGGCAGTTGCACCGCAGGCGGCGCCTACGTGCCGGCCATGAGCGACGAGGCCATCATCGTCAAGAACCAGGGCACCATCTTTCTGGGCGGCCCGCCGCTGGTGAAGGCCGCCACCGGCGAGGTGGTCAGCGCTGAAGACCTGGGCGGAGGCGACGTGCACACGCGCCTGTCGGGCGTGGCAGATCACCTGGCGCAAAACGACCTGCACGCGCTGGCGCTGGCGCGCCAAGCGGTTGCCCATTTGAACCAAATCAAGCCTCCAGCCACCGCGTTACTTGGGTCGGTAGCTCCTAAATTGGCAGCAGAAGAGTTGTACGGCGTGATTCCCACCGACACGCGCAAGCCGTTTGATGTGCGCGAAATCATCGCCCGCATCGTCGATGGCTCCGAGTTCCACGAGTTCAAGCCACGTTATGGCAGCACGCTGGTCACGGGCTTTGCCCACATTGAAGGTATGCCGGTCGGCATCATCGCCAACAACGGCATCTTGTTCAGCGAGTCGGCCTTGAAAGGCACGCACTTCATCGAGCTGTGCTGCCAGCGCAAGATTCCGCTGGTGTTTTTGCAGAACATCACCGGCTTCATGGTCGGGCGCAAGTACGAGAACGAAGGCATTGCGCGCAACGGCGCCAAGATGGTGACCGCCGTCGCCACGGCCGCGGTGCCGAAGTTCACCATCATCATTGGCGGCAGTTTTGGCGCCGGCAACTACGGCATGTGTGGGCGCGCCTTCAGCCCGCGCTTTTTGTGGATGTGGCCGAACGCGCGCATCTCGGTCATGGGCGGCGAGCAGGCGGCCAGCGTGCTGGCGACCGTCAAGCGCGACGGCATCGAACTCAAGGGCGGGGCCTGGAGCCTGGAGGAAGAAGAAGCCTTCAAGGCGCCGATTCGTCGCCAATACGAGAGCCAGGGCCACCCCTATTTCGCCACCGCCCGCCTGTGGGACGACGGCATCATCGATCCTGTGGACACCCGCCGTGTGCTGGCGCTGGGCCTGAGCGCTGCGCGCAATGCCCCGATTGAAGACACCCGGTTCGGCATCTTCCGCATGTAG
- a CDS encoding enoyl-CoA hydratase/isomerase family protein produces the protein MATLNIQPGPVAQVTLSRPEVRNAFNDEVIAELTQAFTELGHNKEVRAIVLAASGPAFCAGADLNWMRRMADYTYAENLADAAQLAEMLRVIYTCPKPTVARIQGDVYAGGMGLVAACDMAVSVDTANYCLSEVKLGLYPATISPYVIRAMGARAAHRYFLTAERFDAVEALRIGFVHAVVSAEQLDAKVNEMTQALLSASPNAVQRCKALLHDVAGQDIDAALIAQTVEGIATIRASAEGKEGVQSFLQKRKPAWLS, from the coding sequence ATGGCAACACTGAACATTCAACCCGGCCCGGTGGCGCAGGTCACATTGAGCCGCCCCGAGGTCCGCAACGCCTTCAACGACGAGGTGATCGCCGAGCTCACGCAGGCGTTCACTGAACTGGGACACAACAAGGAAGTGCGCGCCATCGTGCTGGCAGCTTCAGGGCCGGCCTTCTGTGCCGGTGCGGACCTCAACTGGATGCGCCGTATGGCCGACTACACATACGCTGAAAACCTGGCGGATGCGGCCCAGTTGGCCGAGATGCTGCGTGTGATCTACACCTGCCCCAAGCCCACGGTGGCGCGCATTCAGGGCGACGTTTATGCCGGCGGCATGGGCCTGGTGGCGGCGTGTGACATGGCGGTCAGTGTGGACACGGCCAACTACTGCCTGAGCGAGGTCAAGCTGGGTTTGTACCCGGCCACCATCAGCCCGTATGTGATTCGCGCCATGGGCGCGCGCGCGGCGCACCGCTACTTTTTGACCGCCGAGCGTTTTGACGCGGTGGAGGCCTTGCGCATCGGTTTTGTGCACGCCGTGGTGAGCGCAGAACAACTGGATGCCAAAGTGAATGAAATGACCCAAGCGCTGCTCAGCGCCAGCCCGAATGCGGTGCAAAGGTGCAAAGCCCTGTTGCATGACGTGGCCGGCCAAGACATCGATGCGGCCTTGATTGCCCAAACCGTCGAAGGCATCGCCACCATTCGCGCCAGTGCCGAGGGCAAAGAGGGCGTGCAGTCCTTTCTGCAAAAACGCAAACCCGCGTGGCTGTCCTGA
- a CDS encoding rhodanese-like domain-containing protein — protein sequence MAITKGFRALVDEAMAQVTTYSVAQVKARLTDANTQMVDIRDVRELAEGTVPGAFHAPRGMLEFWVDPASPYHKPVFADETKEFILFCGAGWRSALAAKTLQDMGMSNVAHMDGGWAEWVKQGAPTETLEQHKARRLAKA from the coding sequence ATGGCAATTACCAAAGGATTTCGGGCCCTCGTCGATGAGGCCATGGCCCAGGTCACCACCTACAGCGTGGCGCAGGTAAAGGCGCGGCTGACTGACGCCAACACGCAAATGGTCGACATCCGCGACGTCCGAGAGTTGGCCGAGGGCACGGTGCCGGGGGCTTTTCATGCGCCGCGTGGCATGCTGGAGTTCTGGGTCGATCCGGCTTCGCCCTATCACAAGCCTGTGTTTGCCGATGAGACCAAAGAGTTCATCCTGTTTTGCGGCGCCGGCTGGCGCAGTGCCCTGGCGGCCAAGACGCTGCAGGACATGGGCATGAGCAACGTGGCCCATATGGATGGCGGTTGGGCCGAGTGGGTGAAGCAGGGCGCGCCGACGGAAACGCTGGAACAGCACAAAGCTCGCCGATTGGCCAAGGCCTGA
- a CDS encoding AMP-binding protein — MTPKPADTLRAPALTCSLSSGATDVPLIEQTLGDFFDAIVARQPEHEALVSAHQHQRYSYRALQTASNQLASALLGLGLKPGERVGIWSHNNAQWLLMQLATAKVGLILVNINPAYRVAELGYALNKVACKVLVTMARFKTSDYLGMLRELAPELDTAQPGALQAARLPHLRTVVWLDEPGQADEAPGLLRFSTLLASGDAADPRLETIASTLRASDPINIQFTSGTTGFPKGATLTHRNILNNGFFIGEAMKLTSKDRLCIPVPLYHCFGMVLGNLACLTHGATIVYPSDGFDALAVLQTVQDEKCTGLHGVPTMFIAELDHPRFAEFDLTSLRTGIMAGSPCPIEVMKRVMRDMHMLEVTIAYGMTETSPVSCQSSTTTPLEKRVATVGLVQPHLQVKVIDPVSGETVAPGVSGELCTRGYSVMHGYWEDPVRTAEAIDEQGWMHTGDLATMDIEGYVNIVGRIKDMVIRGGENIYPREIEEFLYRHPQIQDVQVVGIPDPKYGEELCAWIIAKPGQTLSEIEVKAFCKGQIAHYKVPRYIRFVSGFPMTVTGKIQKFKIRDDMKQQLGLQEDKTA; from the coding sequence ATGACACCAAAACCTGCGGACACTTTGCGTGCGCCCGCCTTGACCTGCAGCCTGTCCAGCGGCGCGACCGATGTGCCCTTGATCGAGCAAACGCTGGGCGACTTCTTTGACGCCATCGTGGCGCGCCAGCCCGAGCACGAAGCGCTGGTCAGCGCGCACCAGCACCAGCGCTACAGCTACCGCGCGCTGCAAACAGCGAGTAATCAACTGGCCAGTGCCTTGCTGGGCCTGGGCTTGAAGCCGGGCGAGCGCGTCGGGATCTGGTCGCATAACAACGCGCAGTGGCTGCTGATGCAACTGGCCACCGCCAAGGTGGGTTTGATTCTGGTCAACATCAACCCGGCCTACCGCGTGGCCGAGCTGGGCTATGCCCTGAACAAGGTGGCGTGCAAGGTGTTGGTGACCATGGCCCGCTTCAAGACCAGTGACTACCTGGGCATGCTGCGTGAATTGGCACCTGAGTTGGACACGGCGCAGCCGGGCGCCTTGCAGGCGGCCCGCCTGCCGCATTTGCGCACGGTGGTGTGGCTCGATGAGCCGGGCCAGGCCGACGAAGCGCCGGGTTTGCTGCGCTTCTCGACGTTGCTGGCTTCGGGGGACGCGGCCGACCCGCGGCTGGAAACCATTGCCAGCACGCTGCGCGCCAGCGACCCGATCAACATCCAATTCACCAGCGGCACCACCGGCTTCCCCAAGGGCGCCACACTGACGCACCGCAATATTCTGAACAACGGCTTCTTCATCGGTGAAGCCATGAAGCTCACCTCCAAGGATCGCCTGTGTATTCCGGTTCCGCTTTACCACTGCTTTGGCATGGTGCTGGGCAACCTGGCCTGCCTCACGCACGGCGCGACCATTGTTTATCCGAGTGATGGTTTCGATGCGCTGGCCGTGCTGCAAACCGTGCAGGACGAAAAATGCACCGGCCTGCACGGCGTGCCCACCATGTTCATCGCCGAGCTGGACCACCCGCGCTTTGCCGAGTTCGACCTGACCAGCCTGCGCACCGGCATCATGGCCGGCTCGCCGTGTCCGATCGAGGTCATGAAGCGGGTGATGCGCGACATGCACATGCTGGAAGTCACCATTGCCTACGGCATGACCGAAACCAGCCCGGTCAGTTGCCAGAGCAGCACCACGACGCCGCTGGAAAAACGGGTGGCCACCGTCGGCCTGGTGCAGCCCCATTTGCAGGTCAAGGTGATTGATCCGGTCAGTGGAGAAACAGTGGCGCCGGGCGTGTCAGGCGAGCTGTGCACGCGCGGTTACTCGGTCATGCACGGCTACTGGGAAGACCCGGTCCGCACCGCCGAGGCGATTGACGAGCAGGGCTGGATGCACACCGGCGACCTGGCGACCATGGACATTGAGGGCTATGTCAACATCGTCGGGCGCATCAAGGACATGGTGATCCGCGGCGGTGAAAATATCTACCCGCGCGAGATTGAAGAGTTTCTCTATCGCCACCCCCAGATTCAGGACGTGCAGGTGGTGGGCATCCCGGACCCCAAATATGGTGAGGAGCTGTGCGCCTGGATCATCGCCAAGCCGGGCCAGACCCTGAGCGAGATTGAAGTCAAAGCCTTCTGCAAGGGCCAGATTGCGCACTACAAGGTGCCCCGCTACATTCGCTTTGTGAGCGGGTTCCCGATGACCGTGACCGGCAAGATCCAGAAGTTCAAAATTCGGGATGACATGAAGCAGCAGCTTGGACTGCAAGAAGACAAAACGGCCTGA